GGCAGAGGGGCGAGGAGCCTCCCTCCCAAACTAAACCTATAATGACACAGACTCCAAAATTTGGAGGATCTGAGCTAGGCTAtaatacccaaaaaaaaaaaaaaaaaaaatcatatcataaaatataaaactgtGAATGTGAACAACAATCATATATGAATATAagtaaaatattcttttatttttaacctgATGACCGGTAGGAGCACTTATTCCTGAGGGAGATGGGCTTGTTCATGTTGGCAGGGTCCATGACCACGGTGCAATCCACGCTCTTGTAGAATTTGGGCTTCACTAACTTGCCCAACACATGCGCTGTGGACCGGACCGTGAATTGAAGGTTCAGGGGAACCGGTTCGATCGGCTTTCCATTCACGCTGCTCAGGCTGGCTCCACCTCCGTACAACGGAATGCCGCTTCCTTTCATGGTTACCGCTATGGCTCGTTGGCTCTTTCTCCCTTGGTGGAACTTTTGAATCTGCATTTCCAACGCTTCCCATttcatcaatatatatatattctattcttttcttttcttttcactcaATAATAATCCATCCTCCACTTCACCATCTTTTGATGTTTAACAAATATCTTATACCAATGCTTATTAAACACGTCTCCTCCCTTTTTCTACGCCTCatttaataaacaaacaatttgTTTTAAGTAAACATTAGAACTgagttgaaaatataaattttcgAAATAACATTgggtaattatttttaacaacaATCTTTAAACATAATGGGGAAAACTTAAAAGTAaacagaataaaaaataacaataaaaaactATCAAATGGTGTTAATTATATTGGAATAAAATAGAAAGCAAGAAGCCAGAATTTAATGTCTGTATGCATAAGTAGATCTAGTGAATCCAAAGCATATATCgaaattgtattttaaaaacaaggCAATGTCCCCTTGTCTGATTCATCAACTAAAGAGACAAAGAAATGTATTGAATGAAATGGTTCACAAGCCTGCGCGGTGCAAATTAATGAAAGAGTTTTAGGGTAGGGATTACATACGGTTCCAGAGGCAAGTGTGAGCTGGGAATAGGAAAGCTGAAGTGGAGTGGAAGTGACATGAACGCCGAAGAACGTGGCCGTATTTCGAAATACGAACTTCACCGTCGCGTTCATCGTCGCCAGATCAGTCGCCACTCCTGAAAAATCTGCCCCCGCTTGGATCACGAACTTGTCAAACAAAATGCTCTGCCAacagaaaacagaaaacagaaaacagaaaacagaAAACCATATCCACTCATTAACCCATTTCCTTCCGTAAATCCCAAGATTAACcttgtaaataaaaatccaCTTACTTTCATGAGAATGGTAGGTTTCTGAGGCCGGCNTCACCATCTTTTGATGTTTAACAAATATCTTATACCAATGCTTATTAAACACGTCTCCTCCCTTTTTCTACGCCTCatttaataaacaaacaatttgTTTTAAGTAAACATTAGAACTgagttgaaaatataaattttcgAAATAACATTgggtaattatttttaacaacaATCTTTAAACATAATGGGGAAAACTTAAAAGTAaacagaataaaaaataacaataaaaaactATCAAATGGTGTTAATTATATTGGAATAAAATAGAAAGCAAGAAGCCAGAATTTAATGTCTGTATGCATAAGTAGATCTAGTGAATCCAAAGCATATATCgaaattgtattttaaaaacaaggCAATGTCCCCTTGTCTGATTCATCAACTAAAGAGACAAAGAAATGTATTGAATGAAATGGTTCACAAGCCTGCGCGGTGCAAATTAATGAAAGAGTTTTAGGGTAGGGATTACATACGGTTCCAGAGGCAAGTGTGAGCTGGGAATAGGAAAGCTGAAGTGGAGTGGAAGTGACATGAACGCCGAAGAACGTGGCCGTATTTCGAAATACGAACTTCACCGTCGCGTTCATCGTCGCCAGATCAGTCGCCACTCCTGAAAAATCTGCCCCCGCTTGGATCACGAACTTGTCAAACAAAATGCTCTGCCAacagaaaacagaaaacagaaaacagaaaacagaAAACCATATCCACTCATTAACCCATTTCCTTCCGTAAATCCCAAGATTAACcttgtaaataaaaatccaCTTACTTTCATGAGAATGGTAGGTTTCTGAGGCCGGCTGGCACCCCACAAAATCAGcgaaaacagagagaaaagaacCACAAAACTAATAACAAATGCAAGGAAGTAGCATCGGCGGCTAAACCCCTCGGAGCTACCGTCGTCCTCGAGGAGGCGTTCTTCTTCAATGGCATCGAAGCGCTGCCAAGGCTTGGGAATCTTGTGATTGGCGGCCTTGCGAGATCCGGGCTTGACGGAGGCGGAATATCGGGTGGAGGAGGAGTCACGTGAGTGAGGGCCCAACGAAGAGTTGGAATGCGAATGAGGGGGGGACCCCATTGGGCTAAGAACTGGGCTCGAGTGGAACGAATTCGTCGTCTTTTCCCCATCGTGCGAATCCCGTGACGGACTCTGGACATAGTACACCGGGCGCCGCGAGCTGGGCGACGAGTGCGTGAGGCTGCTAACCTCGGAGTCGGTCTTGGCCAGCACCACCGACATTATGGGAGAGGGTGGAGTAAGAGATGAATGAGAAAGTGAGAGAGGAATctgtctttttattattatgggAGTGAGTGAAGTGAAGAATAgatggaaggaaggaaggaaggaaggaaggaaggaaggccAAATATTTATACCACGAATCTTGGAGAAGCGTAGGTGTTGGGAAAGCACGTTGGAGTGTGAATTTGTTTACAATGTCCAAAGTATTTTGTTGGAAACGAAGGGCTCTAATTAAagaaagggaagggaaggggcAAATTTTGCAGCACAGATCTGGCGATTAGAGACAAGTGCAAGATTTTGTGAGATTTATGGGGTTTGCTTCAGGTGGGCCTTCCGCTAACCAATCGTCCTTTCTATGAGGTacgtttattatttattatgaatatgaCCGATTGATTATGATGGGGGGTTTTGTAATGCATATCCAACCAACCTTATTTGTATGCACCTAGTTTCAACTCAAGtattgtctctctctctttattcCATTAACTATTTTAGATTCctatattcataaaaaaatttgagctCACTCACCCTAGATTTACATTAAATATGAGATTGCTATACTCATAAATCATACTTTCAACATATTCATATATCAAATGTGCCCCTCAAACTTGACAACCGAGTAAAAATCCTCCataataagtaaaaaatatcaCACCGACCTAAAATTACATATGtagattttaatatttattgcatttttccttattattattattattattattttctttttgcagaAAACAGGCAGATCGCATCTAGATCTCTAGTCTCAGGGTCTGGACCTATCGAGCTTGGGCTGCCATTCTTTGAAGTGGGCCAGCCCAATAATGgcttggaaaaaaaaaatcagttcaTTTTTGggaaattaatcttttttttttctttaaaattctGACTTAGTTTGGTGTCtaatttttgttctattttacgtgtaaaataaaattttaataattgtgtTTATcactttcttaattttttttttttttttaatctctgtcacaattccatttattttattttagtcaaCCCACATTTATAAACGTATGAATATAGGTTTTGATGTTAATGGctcaattaataaaacttttctgttaaaataataacaaataaaactGTCATGCGGCAATGTACAAagttaacattttaattaaaaaaatattagtgtGTAGGtatacaataaaattttattaaatctaAAGGGCTTTTGTCACGAAAATAGGATACAAATACAAGTTTTACTTGATCAATAGATACAAAATTTCACCTTGAATCAAGTTGATGTAAGTTGAGCACATGTGAGCATGTACTTCGCACATGCCATGATCTAACGAATGTCTAGAAGTTTTCGATATAATATTTTCCTAAACCATTTTGGAGAAGGGAAATGAAGCTATTAGGCCAACCTTCGTGTAAATAGTACAAATGTACACAGTCCATCGATTCATTTGATTCATTTGCCTGTTTTACCCTATATTCAATTTAAGTGATTTTTCTAATTGATAAAAGTCAATTATTGGTATGTcattcttttgaaaatcaagaaaacCAACTatttaataggaaaaaaaaaaatgaggctTATTTCTTGAGCTCTCCCCTCTACAAGAACTAATGTTGGTACCCCTTCTTTGTACGAGTTCAAGAAAAATGAGTTCGGCTTAAACTGAGTATTGAGTCGACGGTCTTTGTTGATATCAATCAAGCTCTCTCTTTTCGGTTGTTTTCTCATGTATTTCTATTCTTCAAGCTACAATAAGATTGTTTACTAATATACAAATATGCTTAGAAAATACGTTAATCATATTTGAAAAGATGCGATTGTTTATTTGGGATATAAATAACGTTAGA
This sequence is a window from Cucurbita pepo subsp. pepo cultivar mu-cu-16 chromosome LG19, ASM280686v2, whole genome shotgun sequence. Protein-coding genes within it:
- the LOC111781365 gene encoding uncharacterized protein LOC111781365, with the protein product MSVVLAKTDSEVSSLTHSSPSSRRPVYYVQSPSRDSHDGEKTTNSFHSSPVLSPMGSPPHSHSNSSLGPHSRDSSSTRYSASVKPGSRKAANHKIPKPWQRFDAIEEERLLEDDGSSEGFSRRCYFLAFVISFVVLFSLFSLILWGASRPQKPTILMKSILFDKFVIQAGADFSGVATDLATMNATVKFVFRNTATFFGVHVTSTPLQLSYSQLTLASGTIQKFHQGRKSQRAIAVTMKGSGIPLYGGGASLSSVNGKPIEPVPLNLQFTVRSTAHVLGKLVKPKFYKSVDCTVVMDPANMNKPISLRNKCSYRSSG